The Drosophila biarmipes strain raj3 chromosome 2L, RU_DBia_V1.1, whole genome shotgun sequence genome has a window encoding:
- the LOC108032526 gene encoding xenotropic and polytropic retrovirus receptor 1 homolog has product MKFGKTLDTLMVPEWRYQYMNYNDLKILILNAVDKAPRNSLANNAYYRDFEILFFATCKEELTKVNDFFVHKQAEAHRKLATLNYQLTLTARHRTLQEPRTSTTSRASISSRSHQDIRKMPPLNKLRLAMSEFYLSLIMLQNYQTLNLTAFRKICKKYDKNLKSEVGSAWFERFITRASFAMTTQLDRMIVTTEDLYTEYLANGDRSKAMAKLRVPPLGTPTPPIHVFCAGLFLGLFLVAAVICVISYICLDLSSEFRYVFVSLFRGPISGVTFGFCLAINIKVFEKKGIDHVLIFEAERRNAIGAMRALEIVSFFGYLCTMSVLLYLLHKEFFISDPHYIPLVQLAIVIILFLNPIPIFFYSARIWLLTIVGRILLAPFFFVNFVDFWVADQWTSLVVGIVDHYYLVRFYVRYFLDSPDAFDFGPDYAVPVIRCLPAWFRFCQSLRRFRDSGSKSTDYLINALKYFLFVTEVVFSTIQMDTNATYINLFENPWTWAYITICITSSIYSLLWDLLMDFGLLRVWKGENLFLRENLVYPKWFYFFVIVENSLLRFVWVLEFVLVYQEVIAPHNGKTIISFSEIFRRFMWNFMRLENEHLYNCGQFRATRDIFIARLDPQEERFLESMMDETENFGKENLNKKYF; this is encoded by the exons ATGAAGTTTGGCAAAACTCTGGATACTCTTATGGTACCCGAATGGCGTTACCAGTATATGAACTACAAT gatcttaaaatattaatactgAATGCCGTGGACAAAGCTCCCAGGAATAGCCTGGCGAATAATGCTTACTACAGGGACTTTGAGATACTTTTCTTCGCCACCTGCAAAGAGGAGTTGACCAAGGTGAATGACTTTTTTGTCCACAAACAGGCGGAGGCGCATCGCAAACTGGCGACTCTCAACTACCAGCTAACACTCACGGCCCGTCATCGCACCCTTCAGGAGCCCCGAACATCGACGACTTCCAGAGCATCCATCTCCTCGAGGAGCCATCAGGACATCCGCAAGATGCCGCCCCTCAACAAGCTGCGACTGGCCATGAGCGAGTTTTATCTGAG TCTGATCATGCTGCAAAACTACCAAACGCTAAATCTGACAGCCTTTCGTAAAATCTGCAAAAAGTATGACAAGAATCTCAAGTCAGAGGTTGGCTCAGCATGGTTCGAGCGGTTTATTACGAGGGCGAGCTTTGCCATGACCACGCAGTTGGATCGGATGATAGTAACCACGGAGGATCTGTACACGGAGTACTTGGCCAATGGAGATCGATCGAAGGCAATGGCCAAGCTGCGAGTTCCCCCTTTGGGCACACCTACTCCTCCGATTCATGTTTTTTGCGCAGGACTATTTCTGGGCCTCTTTTTGGTGGCCGCTGTAATATGTGTGATCTCAT ATATTTGCCTAGACTTAAGCTCAGAGTTTCGTTACGTGTTTGTCAGCCTCTTTAGAGGACCCATTTCGGGCGTTACTTTTGGCTTCTGTCTGGCTATCAATATCAAAGTCTTTGAGAAGAAGGGCATTGACCATGTTTTGATCTTCGAGGCGGAGCGAAGGAATGCCATTGGTGCCATGAGAGCTTTGGAAATAGTCAGCTTTTTCGGATACCTCTGCACCATGAGTGTTTTGCTGTACCTGCTCCACAAAGAGTTCTTTATAAGTGATCCGCATTATATACCGCTGGTTCAGTTGGCCATTGTTATTATACTGTTTCTGAACCCCATACCCATTTTTTTCTACTCAGCCAGGATTTGGCTGCTGACCATTGTGGGTCGCATCCTGTTGGCCCCCTTTTTCTTTGTGAACTTTGTGGACTTTTGGGTGGCTGACCAGTGGACCTCTTTGGTAGTTGGCATTGTGGATCACTATTACCTAGTAAGGTTCTATGTGCGGTATTTTCTGGATAGTCCCGATGCCTTCGACTTTGGGCCCGACTACGCGGTGCCTGTCATTCGATGTCTGCCGGCTTGGTTCCGATTTTGCCAGAGTCTTCGGCGATTCAGAGACAGTGGTTCCAAGTCCACGGACTATCTGATCAATGCTTTGAAGTACTTTCTCTTCGTAACGGAGGTAGTGTTTTCCACAATACAAATGGACACCAATG CCACATACATAAATCTCTTCGAGAATCCCTGGACTTGGGCCTACATAACGATATGCATTACTTCGTCAATATATTCCCTGCTTTGGGATTTGCTAATGGACTTTGGTTTGCTGAGAGTGTGGAAGGGTGAGAACCTCTTCTTGCGCGAGAATCTGGTCTATCCCAAG TGGTTCTATTTCTTTGTAATTGTGGAAAATTCACTGCTGCGATTCGTTTGGGTCTTGGAGTTTGTCTTGGTCTATCAGGAAGTAATTGCCCCCCATAATGGCAAAACGATAATTTCCTTTAGTGAGATATTCAGACGTTTTATGTGGAATTTTATGCGCCTGGAGAACGAGCACTTGTATAATTGTGGACAATTTAGAGCCACGCGGGATATATTCATAGCTAGACTAGATCCCCAAGAGGAAAGGTTCCTGGAGAGTATGATGGACGAGACGGAGAACTTTGGAAAGGAAAATCTAAATAAGAAGTATTTTTAA